One genomic region from Glaciimonas sp. PAMC28666 encodes:
- a CDS encoding chloride channel protein, with protein sequence MNLIPSNISGQTQRHLRRVWRKYGILWLGAVLVGLIAVLYARLIDAGFGIFRSIQQAHFWLPIIITPVAGGLCVWLTRRFFPGAEGSGIPQVIATLEEDTTQRGLSLLSIKLLFGKIGVSFLAILGGFTIGREGPTVQVGAALMFNLRRLYPRASAALERRLILAGAAAGLSAAFNTPLAGIVFAIEELTRSFEHRASGVVITVIIFAGVVALGLNGNYTYFGTIQIAGGLTNMLAVAVVVTGIVTGIAGGIFCWLLLNTQRWIPVKVQVLRRERPVAFGALCGLIVALVGIVAAGATFGSGYVEAQSLLAGGHLPVLYPFLKMASMVGSYLPGIPGGIFAPSLSIGAGFGNLLHLLFDNTSLQMLIALAMVGYLAAVTQSPITAFVIVMEMINGHALVISLMATALIASRISRFFAPPLYDALSERYRLSCASQIVSPDLRKSENA encoded by the coding sequence ATGAACCTGATTCCATCGAATATATCTGGGCAGACGCAACGCCATTTGCGCCGGGTTTGGCGTAAATACGGCATTTTATGGTTGGGTGCGGTGTTGGTCGGGCTGATCGCTGTGCTGTACGCGCGTTTGATAGATGCTGGATTCGGTATTTTTCGCTCAATTCAGCAAGCGCACTTTTGGCTGCCGATCATCATTACGCCAGTCGCTGGCGGACTCTGTGTGTGGCTGACCCGGCGATTTTTTCCGGGGGCTGAGGGAAGTGGAATTCCCCAAGTGATTGCGACGCTGGAAGAAGACACCACTCAGCGCGGACTATCGTTATTGTCGATTAAATTGCTGTTTGGCAAGATCGGCGTGTCATTTCTGGCGATTCTGGGCGGTTTTACCATTGGTCGCGAAGGACCGACAGTCCAGGTTGGGGCCGCATTGATGTTTAACCTGCGACGGCTTTATCCGCGTGCCAGCGCAGCGCTTGAACGGCGTCTGATACTTGCGGGCGCAGCCGCGGGTCTGTCGGCTGCATTTAATACACCGTTGGCAGGGATTGTGTTCGCGATTGAAGAGTTGACGCGTAGTTTTGAACATCGCGCCAGTGGGGTGGTGATCACCGTGATTATTTTTGCCGGTGTCGTTGCGCTCGGTTTGAACGGTAACTACACTTATTTTGGGACCATCCAGATTGCTGGCGGCCTCACTAACATGCTTGCTGTGGCGGTCGTAGTTACGGGGATCGTGACGGGTATCGCTGGCGGTATTTTTTGTTGGTTGCTACTCAATACTCAGCGCTGGATTCCGGTCAAAGTACAGGTTCTGCGGCGTGAGCGCCCGGTTGCGTTTGGCGCATTATGCGGATTGATCGTGGCGCTGGTCGGTATTGTTGCCGCTGGCGCGACCTTTGGAAGCGGCTATGTCGAAGCGCAAAGCTTGCTGGCGGGCGGGCATTTGCCGGTCTTGTATCCTTTTTTGAAGATGGCTTCAATGGTTGGCTCCTATCTGCCGGGTATCCCGGGCGGTATTTTTGCACCGTCGTTGTCGATTGGGGCCGGATTTGGTAATTTATTGCATTTGCTGTTTGATAACACGTCGTTGCAGATGTTGATTGCGCTGGCGATGGTTGGCTATCTCGCGGCTGTTACGCAGTCACCGATTACCGCTTTTGTGATTGTGATGGAAATGATTAACGGCCATGCGCTGGTGATTTCATTGATGGCAACGGCCTTGATTGCCAGCCGGATATCACGATTTTTTGCACCACCGCTTTATGATGCACTGTCAGAGCGCTATCGTCTGTCATGTGCGTCGCAGATTGTTTCACCGGATTTAAGAAAGTCAGAAAATGCTTAA